A genome region from Paracoccus stylophorae includes the following:
- the oppB gene encoding oligopeptide ABC transporter permease OppB yields MLAYIVRRLAVAIPTLLLLIVFSFLLMHMAPGGPFTQERELPAQVLANLNAKYGLDQPLWRQIWNYLYGIVVHFDFGPSFVYPDRTVNQLIAAGFPVTLTYGTLSFALAVLIGVALGVIAAIRHNSFWDYMAVGVSIGAQVLPNFVMAPILVLIFTLWYRLLPGGGWSFNDPSFWVMPVIALGTSYMASIARITRSSMLEVLGSNHIRTARAKGMPERRVIMRHALKPAMLPVISYLGPVFVSMITGSVVIDIYFSTGGIGKAFVDSALNRDYAVMMGVTILVGALTILFNLVVDILYAWIDPKIRY; encoded by the coding sequence ATGTTGGCATACATCGTGCGAAGGCTGGCCGTGGCGATTCCTACGTTGCTGCTGCTGATCGTCTTTTCCTTCCTCCTGATGCACATGGCGCCCGGAGGGCCGTTCACGCAGGAACGCGAACTGCCCGCGCAGGTTCTGGCGAACCTGAACGCGAAATACGGGCTGGATCAGCCGCTGTGGCGGCAGATCTGGAACTATCTTTACGGCATCGTCGTGCATTTCGATTTCGGCCCCAGCTTCGTCTATCCCGACCGGACGGTGAATCAGCTGATCGCCGCCGGATTTCCGGTCACGCTGACCTATGGCACGCTGTCCTTCGCGCTTGCCGTGCTGATCGGCGTCGCCCTGGGGGTGATCGCCGCGATCCGGCACAACAGCTTCTGGGACTACATGGCCGTCGGCGTCTCGATCGGGGCGCAGGTGCTGCCGAATTTCGTGATGGCGCCGATCCTGGTGCTGATCTTCACGCTGTGGTACCGGCTGCTGCCCGGCGGCGGCTGGTCGTTCAACGATCCCAGCTTCTGGGTCATGCCGGTGATCGCCTTGGGCACAAGCTATATGGCCTCGATCGCGCGGATCACCCGATCCTCGATGCTGGAGGTGCTGGGCAGCAACCATATCCGCACCGCCCGCGCCAAGGGGATGCCCGAACGCCGCGTCATCATGCGCCACGCGCTGAAACCGGCGATGCTGCCGGTGATCAGCTATTTGGGTCCAGTCTTCGTGTCGATGATCACCGGATCGGTCGTCATCGACATCTATTTCTCGACCGGCGGGATCGGCAAGGCCTTCGTCGATTCGGCGCTGAACCGCGACTATGCGGTGATGATGGGCGTGACGATCCTGGTCGGGGCGCTGACCATCCTGTTCAACCTTGTCGTCGATATCCTCTATGCGTGGATCGACCCGAAAATCCGG